The Malus domestica chromosome 13, GDT2T_hap1 genome includes a window with the following:
- the LOC103424071 gene encoding 3-ketoacyl-CoA synthase 20-like, giving the protein MAVQNQNQGEKLNLGPESAGSRKPALPNFLLSVKLKYVKLGYHYLISNALYLLLVPLLAAASAHLSTLTADDFFHLWQQLKFNFVSVTLCSGLLVFLSTVYFTTRPRKIYLVNFACYKPEPARTCTREMFMERSKLTGSFYDENLAFQQKILERSGLGQNTYMPEAVMRVPPNPCMVEARKEAEMVMFGAIDELLEKTGVKAKDIGILVVNCSLFNPTPSLSSMVVNHYKLRGNVVSYNLGGMGCSAGLISIDLAKQLLQVHPNSYALVVSMENITLNWYFGNDRSMLLSNCLFRMGGAAILLSNRSSDHSRSKYQLMHAVRTHKGADDRAYNCVFQKEDDTKRVGVALSKDLMAVAGEALKTNITTLGPIVLPMSEQLLFFATLVARKVFKMKNIKPYIPDFKLAFEHFCIHAGGRAVLDEIEKNLELSDWHMEPSRMTLYRFGNTSSSSLWYELAYSEAKGRVRKGDRMWQIAFGSGFKCNSAVWKALRTVKPAKEKNPWIDEIHEFPVEVPKVSAVAS; this is encoded by the exons ATGGCGGTGCAGAATCAGAACCAGGGAGAGAAATTGAACTTGGGACCTGAGTCAGCAGGAAGTCGCAAACCTGCGCTTCCTAACTTTCTTTTATCAGTGAAGCTCAAATATGTCAAGCTAGGGTACCACTACTTAATCTCCAACGCCCTCTACCTCCTACTAGTCCctctccttgccgcagcctccgCCCACCTCTCTACGCTCACAGCCGATGACTTCTTCCACCTGTGGCagcagctcaagttcaacttcgTCTCGGTCACTTTGTGCTCCGGCCTCTTGGTTTTCCTAAGCACCGTATACTTCACCACCCGCCCTAGAAAAATATACTTGGTGAACTTCGCATGCTACAAGCCCGAGCCGGCCCGTACGTGCACACGTGAGATGTTCATGGAGAGGTCGAAGCTGACGGGCAGCTTCTACGACGAGAACTTGGCTTTTCAGCAGAAGATTCTCGAGAGGTCTGGCCTCGGGCAGAATACGTACATGCCTGAGGCCGTGATGCGGGTCCCACCGAACCCGTGCATGGTGGAGGCGAGGAAGGAGGCGGAGATGGTGATGTTTGGAGCGATCGACGAGTTGCTGGAGAAGACTGGGGTGAAGGCTAAGGATATTGGAATTCTGGTGGTGAACTGCAGCTTGTTCAATCCGACGCCGTCTTTGTCGTCCATGGTTGTGAATCACTACAAGCTTAGGGGGAACGTTGTGAGCTACAACCTTGGTGGGATGGGTTGCAGTGCTGGTCTCATTTCTATTGACCTTGCAAAGCAGCTTCTCCAG GTGCACCCCAACTCTTATGCCCTAGTGGTAAGCATGGAGAACATCACTCTCAATTGGTACTTTGGCAATGACCGCTCTATGCTTCTCTCCAACTGCCTCTTTCGAATGGGCGGCGCCGCCATCCTCCTCTCCAACCGCTCCTCTGACCACAGCCGCTCAAAGTACCAGCTCATGCACGCGGTCCGCACGCACAAGGGTGCAGACGACAGGGCGTATAATTGCGTATTCCAAAAGGAGGACGACACGAAAAGAGTCGGCGTTGCTCTCTCGAAAGACTTGATGGCTGTGGCTGGTGAAGCCCTAAAAACCAACATCACCACACTTGGTCCAATAGTCCTCCCCATGTCAGAACAACTCCTGTTTTTTGCTACTTTGGTGGCAAGAAAGGTGTTCAAGATGAAGAACATCAAACCCTACATCCCGGATTTCAAGCTGGCGTTTGAGCACTTCTGCATTCACGCCGGAGGGAGAGCGGTGCTGGATGAGATTGAGAAGAACCTTGAGCTCAGCGACTGGCACATGGAGCCATCGAGGATGACTCTCTATAGGTTTGGGAACACTTCAAGCAGCTCATTGTGGTACGAGCTGGCTTACTCTGAGGCCAAGGGAAGAGTCCGAAAGGGAGACAGGATGTGGCAAATTGCGTTCGGGTCGGGGTTCAAGTGCAACAGCGCGGTGTGGAAGGCGTTAAGGACTGTTAAACCAGCCAAGGAGAAGAACCCTTGGATTGATGAGATTCATGAGTTTCCTGTAGAGGTGCCTAAAGTGTCAGCCGTTGCTTCTTAA